One segment of Argiope bruennichi chromosome 11, qqArgBrue1.1, whole genome shotgun sequence DNA contains the following:
- the LOC129957293 gene encoding uncharacterized protein LOC129957293 — translation MGSSSNVVVASSNSRFMIISTQNTFHRVSPFLVNKLIQSTIGEVQNIKKLRSGDLLLQTSEKQALLISKLTKLGDFPVQTALHKTLNFSRGVIFEPDLIDLSDGDLVTEFSDQQVCAARRINIRRDGQLIPTKHIVLTFQTPVLPKSIKAGYQICRVRPYIPNPLRCFKCQRYGHSQQACRSKMIMCAKCAEPGHEINNCHSDTMKCVNCSGSHTSFSKSCPKWTLEKEVISTKIRKNISFAEARKLINDRTPKVGASYSGILKATLTCSSAQTDSRITQLPPTSSVSNQTTKLPAVSSVPSMSSNYPVNDKIAKRNCSNKTKISTISSLKAFKVNAKQRTKRKALLNRPLVAEDFLKTYTSSSEFSDMELDRSTTSKNQSGGEKKKKPPDKSQS, via the coding sequence ATGGGCTCTTCTTCTAACGTCGTTGTAGCATCATCTAATTCTCGTTTCATGATCATTAGTACTCAAAATACATTTCATAGAGTTTCTCCTTTCCTTGTAAACAAATTAATACAATCAACAATTGGTGaagtacaaaacattaaaaaactacGTTCTGGTGACCTTTTGTTGCAGACTTCCGAGAAACAAGCTCTTCTTATTAGTAAACTCACCAAATTAGGAGATTTTCCTGTCCAAACAGCCttacataaaactttaaacttttcacGTGGTGTCATTTTCGAGCCGGATCTCATCGACTTATCTGATGGAGATCTTGTAACAGAATTTTCAGACCAGCAAGTATGCGCCGCGCGTCGTATCAACATTCGGCGTGACGGTCAACTTATACCAACAAAACACATCGTATTAACTTTTCAAACTCCAGTTCTTCCTAAGTCAATCAAAGCAGgataccaaatttgtagagttCGACCATATATACCTAACCCTCTTAGGTGTTTTAAATGCCAAAGGTACGGCCATTCCCAGCAAGCATGTCGTAGCAAAATGATCATGTGTGCAAAATGTGCTGAACCTGGACATGAGATAAATAATTGCCATTCAGACACCATGAAGTGCGTTAATTGCTCTGGGTCTCATACTTCTTTCTCCAAGTCTTGCCCTAAATGGACTCTAGAGAAGGAAGTTATATCCACAAAAATACGGAAAAATATATCCTTCGCAGaagcaagaaaattaataaatgatagaaCTCCAAAAGTTGGTGCATCTTACTCTGGTATACTAAAAGCAACACTAACATGTAGTAGTGCTCAAACCGATTCTCGTATAACTCAATTACCACCCACTAGTTCAGTTTCAAATCAAACTACAAAATTGCCAGCAGTCTCCTCTGTTCCTTCGATGTCATCCAATTATCCTGTAAATGATAAAATTGCCAAACGTAATTgcagtaataaaacaaaaatctccaCGATATCATCTCTTAAAGCGTTTAAAGTAAATGCAAAACAAAGAACAAAAAGGAAAGCATTATTGAATCGACCCCTTGTGGCAGaagatttcttaaaaacttaCACGTCGTCTTCTGAGTTCTCCGATATGGAATTAGACCGGTCTACTACCTCTAAAAATCAATCaggtggggaaaaaaagaaaaaacctcCAGATAAATCCCAATCTTGA